The genomic stretch TGGGCTTCGAAATCCTGAAAAGCGTCCGATGATGGCTCAGGTTGCGGATGGAATGGCAGATGAAATCATCGTCAGCGTGGATCAACCAGGGTTCGCCGATCGACAAGATGTTGTCAATGACGTACTAAAAGGGTTCCACCATCCATCTGCGCCCCATATTCATTCACGGCTCCATCGCGAGGAGGCCATTCATCATGCTTTTGATCTAGCTGAACCGGGAGACGTCGTACTCTTAACCGGCATTGGCTTTGGAGGCTACCAGATCATTGGGGATGAACGCGTTCCTTATTCAGAATTAGAAGTGATTGACGATTATTTTGAAAATGGTTCGCTCGACGTTCAGCAAATAAAAGAACCGTGTTAAGTACGATATAAGTATGTTCGTTCCTGCCATTCGAGCTAGGTCCGTTCATGCTTTTTTTGTTCCGCTTATGATGAAAAGAAAAAGGCATTTCGGTATGTACGGTAGGAATCAGCTCCACCGATCAAGAAACTATTGGAGTATGGTTCGGTTTATTACAACAGCATCGCCATCGTTTCTAGGACACAGACCCAGATCAAATCTTGTCTAGCTTCACACTATGAGAAGGTAAGAAAAGGAGAGATACTGTGGAACAGTTTGCTGTTTTTCGAACACCTCAAACGATTCTCTATGGAAGAGATTCGTTTCAACAAGTTGGTGCGGAAGCCATTTTACGTGGAAATAAAGCGCTCATTGTAAGTGATCACGTGATGATGAATCTCGGCTATGTGACTGAATGTCAGAAGCTCTTGAAGCAAGCGGGAGTAGCGAGTGAGTGCTACACGGGTGTTGAATCTGAACCGACGGACGAATATGTTTCTGAAGCGCTCGTGCATCTTCGTGAAACGAGCTGTGAAATGGTCATTTCACTTGGCGGAGGAAGCTGTATCGATACGGCGAAAGCCATTGCGGTCCTTGCGACAAATGGAGGATACATAGGTGACTATCGCGCAAATAGTAAGAAGGCTGTAAATGCTTCGCTTCCGCATCTTGCTATTCCTACAACGGCGGGGACGGGATCAGAAGCAACGGACGTGACTGTAATTACGAATACAACGACTCAGGTAAAAATGATGATCAAGCAACCGGCCTTTATGCCAACAGTAGCGATCGTAGATCCACGTCTTTCTGTTTCATCTCCACCTCATGTGACTGCAGCAACAGGGATTGATGCGCTTAGCCATGCGATCGAAGCGTATTTATCAAAAAAAGCCCATCCGATGACAGATACGTTTGCTTTATCAGCTATGAAGCAACTTGTCGATCAAATTGAGATCGCTTACAGTGATGGGGAGAATCTAGAGGCGCGAGAGGCGATGAGTTTAGGCGCCCTTCAAGCGGGAATGGCTTTTACAAATGCATCGGTCTGTCTTGTTCACGGCATGTCACGTCCGATCGGAGCGCTCTTCCACGTGCCGCATGGCTATTCAAATGCGATGTTACTTCCTGTAGTTCTCGATTATAGCAAAGCTTCCTGTACGGATCGTCTTGCTGAGCTTGGACGTCTGTTTCAGCCGGGGATCCAATCGAATGAAGAAGCGGCAGACGTCGCGGTAGCATCTGTAAAAAGGCTCTGCGCGGCCCTGAACATTCCAAATTTAAAAGAGTGGGGAATTGATGAGACGGCGTTTAACAAGAAGGTGAGTAAAATGGCAGCTGATGCGTTAGATAGTGGAAGTCCGGCACAAAACCCACGCTTACCAAAACAAGCTGAATTAGAAGAATTATATAAACATAGCTATAACTATCAGTTTACAAGTGAAGCAAACATACGATAACGCGAGTAGAGGGAAGGAGAATGGAAAATGGCAACGACGGCAACGAACGTGCTACAAAACTATATTAACGGCAAATGGGTAGATGCCAAAACCACGCAGTTTCAAACGGTCCCAAATCCAGCAACGGGGGAAGAACTTGCACAGGTTCCTATTTCTACGAGAGAAGACCTCGATGATGCGGTGAAAGTAGCGAAGGCCACCTTCAAAACGTGGAGCAAAACGCCTGTACCAAGAAGAGCACGTATTCTTTTTAAATATCAGCAGCTTCTCGTCGACAACTGGGACGAGCTGGCTCAGCTATTAACGAAGGAAAATGGTAAAAGCTTTAAAGAAGCGCAGGGTGAAGTGCAGCGCGGGATCGAATGCGTCGAGTTCGCAGCCGGTGCGCCTTCCTTAATGATGGGGAAGCAGCTTCCGGATATTGCGACAAATCTTGAATCGGGTATGTATCGCTATCCTGTTGGAGTAGTTGGCGGCATCACGCCGTTTAATTTCCCAATGATGGTCCCTTGCTGGATGTTTCCTCTTGCGATCGCGATGGGGAACACGTTTGTGCTGAAGCCATCAGAGCGAACGCCGCTACTTGCAAATCGTCTAGCAGAATTATTTAAAGAAGCAGGTTTACCAGATGGTGTCCTCAATATTGTTCACGGTGCACATGATGTGGTCAATGGTTTACTAGAGCACAAAGATGTGCCAGCGATTTCCTTTGTCGGCTCACAGCCTGTTGCGGAATACGTCTATAAAACCGGAGCGGCGAATGGGAAGCGTGTTCAAGCACTAGCCGGTGCAAAAAATCACTCGATCGTGATGGCGGATGCGGATCTCGATGCTGCCGTAAAAGAAATTATCGCCGCATCTTACGGTTCTGCAGGTGAACGATGCATGGCGTGCTCTGTCGTTGTTGCAGTTGATGACGTCGTCGAGCCGCTTCTTCAAAAGCTGAATGAAAAAGCAGATGAAATTAAAATCGGTAACGGCCTTGATGAAGATGTGTTCCTAGGTCCAGTCATTCGAAAAGAGCATAAAGAAAGAACTGAAAATTATATTCGAAAAGGACAGGAAGAAGGGGCTACTCTCGTCCGAGACGGTCGAAATGATGAAGCTTACAATGAGGAAGGCTATTTTATTGGCCCAACGATTTTCGATCACGTAAACTCTTCGATGCAAATTTGGAAAGATGAAATTTTCGCTCCTGTATTATCGATTGTCCGTGTGAAGAATCTA from Bacillus sp. Cs-700 encodes the following:
- a CDS encoding iron-containing alcohol dehydrogenase, with product MEQFAVFRTPQTILYGRDSFQQVGAEAILRGNKALIVSDHVMMNLGYVTECQKLLKQAGVASECYTGVESEPTDEYVSEALVHLRETSCEMVISLGGGSCIDTAKAIAVLATNGGYIGDYRANSKKAVNASLPHLAIPTTAGTGSEATDVTVITNTTTQVKMMIKQPAFMPTVAIVDPRLSVSSPPHVTAATGIDALSHAIEAYLSKKAHPMTDTFALSAMKQLVDQIEIAYSDGENLEAREAMSLGALQAGMAFTNASVCLVHGMSRPIGALFHVPHGYSNAMLLPVVLDYSKASCTDRLAELGRLFQPGIQSNEEAADVAVASVKRLCAALNIPNLKEWGIDETAFNKKVSKMAADALDSGSPAQNPRLPKQAELEELYKHSYNYQFTSEANIR
- a CDS encoding CoA-acylating methylmalonate-semialdehyde dehydrogenase encodes the protein MATTATNVLQNYINGKWVDAKTTQFQTVPNPATGEELAQVPISTREDLDDAVKVAKATFKTWSKTPVPRRARILFKYQQLLVDNWDELAQLLTKENGKSFKEAQGEVQRGIECVEFAAGAPSLMMGKQLPDIATNLESGMYRYPVGVVGGITPFNFPMMVPCWMFPLAIAMGNTFVLKPSERTPLLANRLAELFKEAGLPDGVLNIVHGAHDVVNGLLEHKDVPAISFVGSQPVAEYVYKTGAANGKRVQALAGAKNHSIVMADADLDAAVKEIIAASYGSAGERCMACSVVVAVDDVVEPLLQKLNEKADEIKIGNGLDEDVFLGPVIRKEHKERTENYIRKGQEEGATLVRDGRNDEAYNEEGYFIGPTIFDHVNSSMQIWKDEIFAPVLSIVRVKNLEEAIELTNESDFGNGACLFTKDGSNVRYFRENIEVGMLGVNIGVPAPMAFFPFSGWKNSFYGDLHANGSDGVEFYTRRKMLTARW